The following proteins are co-located in the Komagataeibacter sp. FNDCF1 genome:
- the rplQ gene encoding 50S ribosomal protein L17: MRHGVAGRKLGVTSSHRLAMFRNMAVALIKHEQITTTLPKAKELRPVVEKLITLGKRGDLHARRQAFAQLRDDKIVSKLFATVADRYKTRQGGYTRVLRAGMRHGDAADMAVIELVDRDVSAKGQDSGPRPEANHEENLAA; this comes from the coding sequence ATGCGTCACGGTGTTGCCGGCCGTAAGCTCGGCGTTACCTCGTCCCATCGACTGGCCATGTTTCGCAACATGGCTGTCGCCCTGATCAAGCACGAACAGATCACGACCACCCTGCCCAAGGCGAAGGAACTTCGCCCGGTTGTGGAAAAGCTGATCACCCTTGGCAAGCGTGGCGACCTGCACGCCCGCCGCCAGGCTTTCGCCCAGCTGCGTGACGACAAGATCGTGTCCAAGCTGTTCGCCACCGTGGCTGACCGCTACAAGACGCGCCAGGGTGGCTACACCCGCGTGCTGCGTGCGGGCATGCGCCATGGCGATGCGGCCGACATGGCCGTGATCGAACTGGTTGACCGCGATGTGTCGGCCAAGGGTCAGGACAGCGGTCCGCGCCCGGAAGCTAACCATGAAGAAAACCTGGCTGCCTGA
- a CDS encoding DNA-directed RNA polymerase subunit alpha encodes MVLQKNWQSLIKPEKLEVEPGAEPSRIATVVAEPLERGFGMTLGNAIRRVLLSSLQGAAVTAIQIDGVLHEFSSVAGVREDVTDIVLNIKQLALRMHGEGPKRMVLTATGPGEVRAGQIQTGHDIEVMNPDLVICTLDEGVKFGMEFTVNMGKGYVPAAANRPEDAPIGLIPVDAIYSPVRRVSYKVEQTRVGQVTDYDRLLLTVETNGAVTPEDAVALAARILQDQLQLFINFDEPRTVRTEEPQDDLPFNRNLLRKVDELELSVRSANCLKNDNIVYIGDLVQKTEQEMLRTPNFGRKSLNEIKEVLTAMGLSLGMNVPAWPPENIEDLAKRLDEPF; translated from the coding sequence CGCATTGCAACCGTCGTGGCAGAACCGCTGGAACGCGGCTTTGGCATGACGCTGGGCAATGCGATCCGTCGGGTTCTGCTGTCGTCCCTGCAGGGGGCTGCGGTTACGGCAATCCAGATTGACGGCGTGCTGCATGAATTCTCGTCGGTGGCGGGTGTTCGTGAAGACGTGACCGACATCGTGCTCAACATCAAGCAGCTTGCGCTGCGGATGCATGGTGAAGGCCCGAAGCGCATGGTGCTGACGGCCACGGGCCCCGGTGAAGTGCGTGCCGGCCAGATCCAGACAGGTCATGATATCGAGGTCATGAACCCCGATCTCGTCATCTGCACCCTTGATGAAGGGGTGAAGTTCGGGATGGAGTTCACCGTGAACATGGGCAAGGGGTATGTTCCTGCGGCGGCAAACCGCCCGGAAGATGCGCCGATCGGCCTGATCCCGGTCGATGCCATCTATTCCCCCGTCCGCCGCGTGTCCTACAAGGTCGAGCAGACCCGTGTGGGTCAGGTGACCGACTATGACCGCCTGCTGCTGACGGTCGAGACCAATGGCGCCGTAACGCCTGAAGATGCCGTGGCGCTTGCCGCGCGTATCCTGCAGGACCAGCTCCAGCTGTTCATCAACTTCGATGAGCCGCGCACGGTCCGTACGGAAGAGCCGCAGGACGACCTGCCGTTCAACCGCAACCTGCTGCGCAAGGTTGACGAACTGGAACTGTCGGTGCGTAGCGCCAACTGCCTGAAGAACGACAACATCGTCTATATCGGTGATCTGGTTCAGAAGACCGAGCAGGAGATGCTGCGTACGCCGAACTTCGGCCGCAAGTCGCTCAACGAGATCAAGGAAGTCCTGACCGCCATGGGGCTTTCACTGGGTATGAATGTCCCGGCCTGGCCGCCGGAAAACATCGAAGATCTGGCGAAGAGGCTCGACGAGCCGTTCTGA